One Cupriavidus taiwanensis DNA window includes the following coding sequences:
- a CDS encoding RraA family protein — MTSFDYQAAAEFPRVTPAQIERARRFQAAILCDVAGRRGTLDSRVQALNPNMQVVGPAFPVEVRPGDNLMFHVALAVAKPGDVIVVDGKADSTCALFGELMVAQAEAARLAGFVVDAASRDTDTLAAGTFPIFSAGRNPCGPTKALAGTLGRQISAGGVAVSPGDLVVGDVDGIVVIPREQVDAVLDAAEAKLAAERTRLEEIARGELVSPWLNGALRSACLRCKEWQPCKYTRRMVATRFW, encoded by the coding sequence ATGACTAGCTTCGATTACCAGGCTGCGGCTGAATTCCCACGTGTCACGCCCGCTCAGATTGAACGCGCCAGGAGGTTCCAGGCTGCCATCCTGTGCGATGTGGCCGGTCGTCGTGGCACGCTCGATTCCCGCGTGCAGGCGCTGAACCCCAACATGCAGGTCGTTGGCCCCGCCTTCCCGGTGGAAGTGCGTCCCGGGGACAACCTGATGTTCCACGTGGCGCTGGCAGTGGCAAAGCCCGGCGACGTTATCGTGGTGGACGGCAAGGCCGATAGCACCTGCGCACTGTTCGGTGAACTGATGGTGGCGCAAGCTGAAGCGGCAAGGCTGGCAGGCTTCGTGGTCGACGCTGCATCGCGTGACACCGACACACTGGCCGCCGGCACCTTCCCGATCTTCTCGGCTGGCCGCAATCCGTGCGGTCCGACCAAGGCGCTGGCCGGTACGCTCGGCAGGCAAATCTCCGCCGGTGGCGTGGCTGTGAGCCCGGGCGACTTGGTGGTCGGCGACGTTGATGGCATCGTGGTGATTCCGCGAGAGCAAGTCGATGCCGTGCTGGACGCTGCAGAGGCAAAGCTTGCGGCCGAACGCACCCGCCTGGAAGAAATCGCACGCGGCGAACTTGTATCACCTTGGCTGAACGGCGCCCTGCGCAGCGCCTGCCTGCGCTGTAAGGAGTGGCAGCCATGCAAGTACACAAGACGAATGGTCGCAACACGATTCTGGTAA
- a CDS encoding NAD(P)-dependent oxidoreductase, with translation MQVHKTNGRNTILVTAAGLHPDAVSMLSDFDVVYADVRSSESELAAMAQELKPVAILVRYGNVSGKVIEAATPQLKVIAKHGVGIDNIDAAAAKTLGIPVIAALGSNSQAVAEQAVCLMMACARRIVPLDARLREGHWDKDTYQGLELAGSVLGLIGGGSIGMKVAAIAHAIGMRVVLHDPYADPPKLPGYVELMALEPLLRSAQVVSLHCPLTPQTRNLLNRERLAMLKPGAIVVNTARAGLFEEKDLVEALNEGRVFAGLDCFDVEPLPPGSPLASAPNSILTPHIGGTTTAAYREMGVAAAQNILRVLGEAAS, from the coding sequence ATGCAAGTACACAAGACGAATGGTCGCAACACGATTCTGGTAACGGCCGCCGGGCTGCACCCTGATGCCGTATCGATGCTATCTGACTTCGACGTCGTTTATGCGGACGTCCGTTCCAGCGAGTCAGAACTGGCTGCTATGGCGCAAGAGTTGAAGCCCGTAGCAATCCTGGTCCGCTACGGCAACGTCTCCGGAAAGGTAATCGAGGCCGCAACCCCGCAGTTGAAGGTCATCGCCAAGCACGGGGTTGGCATCGACAACATCGATGCCGCGGCAGCGAAAACGCTGGGGATTCCGGTCATAGCCGCACTGGGTTCGAACAGCCAGGCAGTAGCTGAGCAGGCGGTATGCCTGATGATGGCTTGTGCACGTCGCATTGTTCCACTCGATGCCCGACTTCGCGAAGGCCATTGGGACAAGGACACCTACCAGGGCCTGGAGCTGGCCGGCAGCGTGCTCGGCCTCATCGGTGGAGGCTCGATTGGCATGAAGGTCGCCGCCATTGCCCACGCTATTGGCATGCGCGTTGTACTGCACGATCCCTACGCAGACCCACCAAAGCTCCCGGGATATGTGGAACTTATGGCTTTGGAGCCTTTGCTGAGGTCGGCGCAAGTGGTGTCGCTGCACTGCCCCCTGACGCCGCAGACACGCAATCTGCTCAACAGGGAACGACTGGCAATGCTAAAGCCGGGAGCGATCGTCGTGAACACCGCCCGTGCCGGTCTCTTTGAAGAGAAGGACCTGGTTGAAGCGCTGAACGAAGGGCGCGTCTTTGCTGGCCTGGATTGCTTCGATGTCGAACCACTACCACCGGGCTCCCCACTGGCGTCGGCACCGAACAGCATTCTCACCCCGCACATCGGTGGCACCACCACGGCGGCGTACCGGGAGATGGGCGTAGCGGCGGCGCAGAACATCCTCAGGGTCCTTGGCGAGGCCGCTTCGTAG
- a CDS encoding MFS transporter: MTTVTSTGAPERDGAVKVSIASMIGSAVESYDFFIYGTAAAGWFGKVFFHTTEPIVGILAAFATLAVGFFMRPLGGYLAGHYGDRIGRKAVLFWSLLAMGGATVLIGALPTYEQAGVIAPILLILLRMIQGIGFGAEWGGAVLMACEHAPPRRRGFFGAVPQIGIPMGLLMANGAFLLSAALFEGDWVWRMPFLVSIVMVVIGIFIRLSVKESPDFEAMKAGNTIVKQPAMEVLRNDWRKVLRIIGVRLAETGGYYITTSFMLSYVVLAQVSTRENVLWGTMIGSALGLVSHLIYGAWSDRIGRRPVFFIGALFTIAFGIPMFMLINTGAAIMVVTAISLSLLLSHDPIFAVEPSWFAEQFPPNVRSSGISLGYNGASLVAGTLPFVATGLYGMVGWMGPAVLFSLLGVISTLCALTMRETAPALAERDPTIARAHRPVVG, from the coding sequence ATGACCACAGTGACATCCACAGGCGCGCCAGAGCGGGACGGTGCCGTCAAAGTATCCATCGCGTCAATGATCGGCTCCGCGGTGGAAAGCTACGATTTCTTCATCTATGGCACGGCCGCCGCCGGCTGGTTCGGCAAGGTCTTTTTCCATACCACCGAGCCCATCGTCGGCATCCTCGCTGCCTTCGCCACGCTGGCGGTCGGCTTCTTCATGCGGCCGCTTGGCGGCTACCTGGCCGGCCATTACGGTGACCGCATCGGCCGCAAAGCCGTGTTGTTCTGGTCACTGCTGGCAATGGGCGGCGCCACCGTATTGATTGGCGCGTTGCCTACCTATGAACAGGCCGGCGTCATCGCGCCCATCCTCCTGATCCTGCTGCGGATGATCCAGGGCATTGGCTTTGGTGCCGAGTGGGGCGGCGCCGTCCTGATGGCATGCGAGCATGCGCCGCCGCGTCGCCGCGGCTTCTTCGGCGCCGTGCCGCAGATCGGCATTCCGATGGGCCTGCTGATGGCCAATGGCGCGTTCCTGTTGTCCGCCGCGCTGTTCGAAGGCGATTGGGTATGGCGCATGCCCTTCCTGGTCTCGATCGTGATGGTGGTCATCGGCATCTTCATTCGCCTGAGCGTGAAGGAATCGCCGGACTTCGAGGCGATGAAGGCAGGGAACACGATCGTCAAACAGCCGGCCATGGAAGTGCTGCGCAACGACTGGCGCAAGGTCCTGCGCATTATCGGCGTGCGGTTGGCCGAGACCGGCGGCTATTACATCACGACGAGCTTCATGCTGTCATATGTAGTCCTGGCGCAGGTCTCGACCAGGGAAAACGTTCTCTGGGGCACGATGATCGGTTCCGCGCTTGGTCTGGTCAGCCACCTGATCTACGGCGCCTGGAGCGATCGCATCGGGCGTCGCCCGGTCTTCTTCATCGGCGCGCTGTTTACGATCGCCTTCGGCATCCCGATGTTCATGCTGATCAACACCGGCGCGGCCATCATGGTGGTGACCGCCATCTCGCTGTCCTTGTTGCTGAGCCATGACCCGATCTTTGCAGTCGAGCCAAGCTGGTTTGCCGAACAGTTCCCGCCCAATGTGCGATCGTCCGGCATCTCGCTGGGATACAACGGTGCATCACTGGTGGCCGGCACGCTGCCGTTCGTTGCGACCGGCTTGTACGGGATGGTGGGATGGATGGGTCCGGCGGTGCTGTTCTCGCTGCTCGGGGTGATCTCCACCCTGTGCGCATTGACCATGCGTGAGACAGCACCAGCGCTGGCGGAACGAGACCCGACGATCGCACGGGCGCACCGGCCTGTCGTGGGCTGA
- a CDS encoding tripartite tricarboxylate transporter substrate binding protein encodes MKCLTVIRKLAGACLIAAITPAAQAAWPDDQPIEVVVGFAPGGGTDLMARSLAPFIQKRLGGKARVVVINKPGASGEIANAYVARAKADGYTLGIINVPGFVFLPLSKKTQYHVEDFTLLARIVNDPTVLVAKRDAKYATLGQTVDALKKDPGSLSFGYNGVGTNGHLALIQLQAIAKVEANDVPFKGTAESKTALMGGHVDYAFVSAAEMPELRSATASLKAVAQFGEQRSKALPNVPTAAEAGYKMTMTSERGFAAPRGMSAEIAARLQKAIAESVADPEFIKIASNDAPVLSYLSGADWEASLAKQRPALQAIADRMPK; translated from the coding sequence GTGAAATGCTTGACCGTCATTCGCAAGCTCGCAGGCGCTTGCCTCATCGCAGCCATCACCCCCGCCGCACAGGCGGCCTGGCCCGACGACCAGCCTATCGAGGTCGTTGTCGGCTTCGCCCCTGGCGGCGGCACCGACCTGATGGCTCGCTCTCTTGCACCGTTTATCCAGAAGCGTCTTGGTGGCAAGGCTCGCGTAGTGGTCATCAACAAGCCGGGCGCTTCCGGCGAAATCGCAAACGCATACGTCGCACGCGCCAAAGCGGATGGCTACACGCTCGGCATCATCAATGTTCCGGGCTTTGTGTTCCTGCCGCTGTCAAAGAAGACGCAATACCACGTCGAGGATTTCACTCTGCTGGCGCGAATTGTGAATGACCCAACGGTCCTTGTCGCGAAGCGCGACGCCAAATACGCAACGCTCGGCCAAACGGTCGACGCCCTGAAGAAGGATCCCGGGTCGCTCTCCTTCGGCTACAACGGCGTCGGGACGAACGGGCATCTGGCATTGATCCAGCTGCAGGCTATCGCGAAGGTCGAGGCCAACGACGTGCCGTTCAAAGGCACCGCGGAATCCAAGACGGCACTCATGGGCGGTCACGTCGACTATGCCTTTGTCAGCGCTGCAGAAATGCCCGAACTTCGGAGCGCCACCGCAAGCCTGAAAGCCGTAGCGCAGTTCGGCGAGCAACGCTCGAAGGCACTGCCGAACGTTCCGACCGCAGCGGAGGCCGGTTACAAGATGACCATGACGTCCGAGCGCGGTTTCGCTGCGCCGAGGGGGATGTCCGCTGAAATCGCCGCGCGTCTGCAAAAGGCAATCGCCGAAAGCGTCGCCGACCCCGAGTTCATCAAGATCGCAAGCAACGACGCGCCGGTTCTGTCCTATCTGTCCGGAGCCGACTGGGAAGCGTCGCTTGCCAAGCAACGTCCGGCCCTCCAAGCCATCGCAGACCGCATGCCCAAGTAA